A stretch of the bacterium genome encodes the following:
- the clpP gene encoding ATP-dependent Clp endopeptidase proteolytic subunit ClpP, with protein MDYETIINRVPMVIETTSKGERAFDIFSRLLRERIIFLGDEIDDDLANVIVAQLLLLDSENPEKDIMLYINSPGGVITSGMAIYDTMMHIRCDVSTICIGEACSMGSFLLNAGAAGKRLSLPHSRIMIHQPSGGARGQATDIMIEAAEISRIKKEMNELMAKHSGQSLERIEKDVERDYFMSAEEAKDYGLIDKVLYKPEIVKN; from the coding sequence ATGGATTACGAAACAATAATAAACCGTGTCCCAATGGTAATAGAAACTACCAGCAAAGGTGAAAGAGCTTTTGATATTTTCTCAAGGCTTTTAAGAGAGCGTATTATCTTTCTCGGTGATGAAATTGACGATGATTTGGCAAATGTTATCGTTGCACAGCTTCTTCTTCTGGATTCAGAAAATCCCGAAAAGGACATTATGCTTTATATAAATAGCCCCGGTGGTGTTATTACTTCAGGCATGGCCATTTACGATACAATGATGCACATCAGATGTGATGTAAGCACTATTTGCATAGGAGAAGCTTGCAGCATGGGCTCATTCTTGCTTAATGCAGGAGCCGCAGGCAAACGCCTTTCGCTTCCTCACTCCAGAATAATGATTCACCAACCATCAGGCGGTGCAAGAGGACAAGCGACCGATATTATGATTGAAGCGGCGGAAATTTCAAGAATAAAAAAAGAAATGAACGAGCTTATGGCTAAGCACAGCGGGCAGTCTCTGGAAAGAATAGAAAAGGACGTTGAAAGAGACTATTTCATGTCCGCAGAAGAAGCTAAAGATTACGGACTTATTGATAAAGTTCTTTATAAACCTGAAATTGTAAAAAATTAA
- a CDS encoding hydrolase — protein sequence MKNKLLNSENSILLIIDIQEKLLKAQHDKEKIQKNAVILTKAAKILGIPVIVSEQYPQGLGATIPEIKENLSENAKYYEKKSFSCCANSAFEDLIKETGKNQVIVCGIESHVCVHQTVSDLLSAGYEIFLVKDAVGSRKEYECEIGFERMISSGAVPACVEMIVFELIKCASHEKFKQIQELIK from the coding sequence ATGAAAAATAAACTACTTAATAGTGAAAATAGCATTTTGTTAATAATTGACATACAGGAAAAACTTTTAAAGGCGCAGCATGACAAAGAAAAAATACAAAAAAATGCTGTAATACTCACAAAAGCTGCAAAAATTCTTGGAATTCCCGTTATTGTCTCAGAGCAGTACCCTCAGGGACTCGGGGCAACAATCCCTGAAATTAAAGAAAATTTGTCAGAAAATGCAAAATATTACGAAAAGAAAAGTTTTAGCTGTTGTGCAAACAGTGCTTTTGAGGATTTAATTAAAGAAACAGGCAAAAATCAGGTCATAGTTTGCGGTATAGAATCTCATGTATGCGTGCACCAAACAGTAAGCGATTTATTATCAGCAGGGTATGAAATTTTTCTCGTAAAAGACGCTGTGGGTTCAAGAAAAGAATACGAATGCGAAATTGGCTTTGAAAGGATGATTTCTAGCGGAGCGGTGCCGGCATGTGTAGAAATGATAGTTTTTGAGCTTATTAAATGTGCTTCTCATGAAAAATTTAAACAAATTCAAGAACTTATAAAATAA
- the gmd gene encoding GDP-mannose 4,6-dehydratase — MTKKALITGITGQDGSYLTELLLEKGYEVHGIIRRSSSFNTERIDHLYNDPHIENTKLFLHYGDLSDSSNICRILEKVEPDEIYNLGAQSHVRVSFDTPEYTGDVVGLGTLRLLDAIKDTKINTKFYQASSSELYGKVQEIPQKETTPFYPRSPYAVAKLYSYWITVNYRESYDMFNCNGILFNHESPRRGETFVTRKITKALAKIVAGKQDKLYLGNIDAKRDWGYAKDYVEAMWLMLQQDTPDDYVVATGETYSVKDFLTQAFKTVNLDWEKYVEIDSRYFRPAEVELLIGDPTKAKQKLNWTPKTSFKELVRIMVEADLATEGITLGSKNETVIASH; from the coding sequence ATGACAAAAAAAGCACTCATTACAGGAATAACAGGACAAGACGGTTCTTATCTCACAGAGCTCCTGTTGGAAAAAGGATATGAAGTTCACGGAATAATCAGAAGATCGAGCTCTTTTAACACAGAAAGAATTGACCATCTCTACAACGACCCGCATATCGAAAATACAAAACTCTTCCTTCATTACGGTGATTTATCGGATTCCTCAAATATCTGCCGTATTCTCGAAAAAGTTGAACCTGATGAAATTTATAATCTGGGTGCGCAAAGTCACGTAAGAGTGAGTTTTGATACTCCGGAATATACAGGCGATGTTGTCGGGCTTGGAACTCTCAGACTCCTTGATGCTATTAAAGATACTAAAATTAATACAAAATTTTATCAGGCCTCTTCAAGTGAATTGTACGGAAAAGTGCAGGAAATCCCTCAAAAAGAAACTACTCCTTTTTATCCGAGAAGTCCTTATGCCGTAGCAAAGTTATATTCATATTGGATAACTGTAAACTATCGTGAAAGCTACGATATGTTTAACTGTAACGGTATTTTGTTTAACCATGAATCTCCGAGAAGAGGGGAAACTTTTGTAACAAGAAAAATCACAAAAGCTCTTGCAAAAATAGTTGCAGGAAAACAGGACAAATTATATCTTGGAAATATTGACGCAAAGCGCGACTGGGGTTATGCAAAAGATTATGTGGAAGCAATGTGGCTTATGTTGCAGCAAGATACACCTGATGATTATGTAGTTGCAACGGGAGAAACTTATTCAGTAAAAGATTTTCTCACTCAGGCTTTTAAAACAGTTAATCTTGATTGGGAAAAGTATGTTGAAATCGATTCAAGATACTTTAGACCCGCAGAAGTTGAGTTGCTTATAGGTGATCCGACAAAAGCAAAACAAAAATTAAACTGGACACCAAAAACAAGCTTTAAAGAACTTGTAAGAATAATGGTGGAAGCCGATCTTGCTACAGAGGGCATTACTTTGGGCAGCAAGAATGAAACTGTTATCGCAAGTCATTAA
- a CDS encoding HU family DNA-binding protein → MNKEELVQEIAKKAKVTQKEAAEVLSTLIEVVEKTVSKGKKVTLVGFGTFEARKRAARTGRNPQTGKEIKIPAKTVPAFTAGKKFKELVNK, encoded by the coding sequence GTGAATAAAGAGGAATTAGTACAAGAGATAGCTAAAAAAGCAAAAGTTACCCAAAAAGAAGCTGCTGAAGTTTTATCAACTCTTATTGAAGTTGTTGAAAAAACAGTTTCAAAAGGTAAAAAAGTAACATTAGTAGGTTTCGGTACATTTGAAGCTCGCAAAAGAGCAGCTAGAACCGGTAGAAATCCTCAAACCGGCAAAGAAATCAAAATCCCTGCTAAAACAGTTCCTGCATTTACCGCTGGTAAAAAATTCAAAGAACTCGTTAACAAGTAG
- a CDS encoding tetratricopeptide repeat protein produces the protein MVGLVYIMKHYQKKLVIILNLVCVINIITTVICCSAVSASNSISSEQFNVRVTRENFAEFCDSLVIPDEKQKLKLDPLFFENFNLLTGNYEYKDIFSVHNEKFKPDVLKAIRKKQAEENANNSSNSSISVYNIDLSKQRQNVQIINVNNNPKISTNSFMYSMMGVDEDNIEFNFEKTVEKVKVLIAKNDFSNAAETLNFLRTKSKKNNSHLFILAGLYEKTNRPDEACSLYKEISEAEPAKYEYIYSYAVSLYKNDNKGLAEKYFLKVTEIKPDFMYAYYNLGNLYYKKVNYYKALDCFNKAMEINPSNSDVCFNIAVTLEVLDHKTLAKKFYSKCLELNPQDAQAGKALERLE, from the coding sequence ATGGTTGGGCTAGTTTACATAATGAAACATTATCAAAAAAAATTGGTAATAATTCTTAACCTTGTGTGTGTAATAAATATTATCACTACGGTTATATGTTGTTCTGCTGTTTCTGCGAGTAATAGTATTTCAAGCGAGCAATTTAATGTAAGAGTTACAAGAGAAAATTTTGCTGAATTTTGCGATTCTCTGGTAATTCCTGATGAAAAGCAAAAATTAAAACTGGATCCTTTATTTTTTGAAAATTTTAACCTGTTAACAGGAAATTATGAATATAAAGATATTTTTTCTGTTCATAATGAAAAATTCAAGCCTGATGTTTTAAAAGCCATAAGAAAAAAACAGGCTGAAGAAAATGCAAATAATTCATCTAATTCCTCTATCAGTGTTTATAATATCGATCTTTCAAAGCAAAGACAAAATGTGCAGATAATCAATGTTAATAATAATCCCAAAATTAGTACAAATTCTTTTATGTATTCAATGATGGGTGTTGATGAAGATAATATCGAATTTAATTTTGAGAAAACAGTTGAAAAAGTTAAAGTACTAATCGCAAAAAATGATTTTTCTAATGCAGCAGAAACTTTAAATTTTTTAAGAACAAAATCTAAAAAAAATAATTCCCATCTTTTTATTCTTGCAGGACTTTATGAAAAAACAAACAGACCTGATGAAGCTTGCAGTCTGTATAAAGAAATTTCGGAAGCTGAACCTGCCAAATATGAGTACATTTATAGTTATGCTGTAAGTCTTTATAAAAATGACAATAAAGGTTTAGCCGAAAAATATTTTTTGAAAGTAACCGAAATAAAACCTGATTTTATGTATGCTTATTATAATCTGGGTAATTTGTACTATAAAAAAGTCAATTATTATAAAGCTCTTGACTGTTTTAACAAGGCAATGGAAATAAATCCGTCAAATTCTGATGTTTGTTTCAATATTGCAGTTACTCTTGAAGTTTTGGACCATAAAACATTGGCAAAAAAATTCTATTCGAAATGTCTTGAATTGAATCCTCAAGATGCACAGGCAGGAAAAGCCCTAGAAAGACTGGAATAA